From Acinetobacter lwoffii, a single genomic window includes:
- a CDS encoding catalase family protein, with product MPNFIKPICSGLVFLPLMAISICSAAYANTSPIVSNSPKDNIHPNIDHHLSESLYPDEANITEKIADIIEISIRKEYSTGIALRDAHPKAHGCVRAEFKVDEVLPKNLVQGVFIPGKTYQAWIRFSNGSKDGQQADIKKDARGMAIKLLAVPGEKLLDDETSTQDFIMINHPVFFVNDPVRYISFMQDINSDRFFNKLHIPFALGAKGTWIALNTRNKISNPLQTRYWSMVPYQLGIGTDRQAIKYSAQACSTVTDPLPHAPHHNFLREKLRQHLQKSEACMEFLVQPRTSNSMSVEDSMTEWQESEAPFYKVATIRIPQQVFDTPEQNKFCENLSFTPWHTLPEHKPLGVINRMRKVIYDRISQLRHDLNSTHRSEPH from the coding sequence ATGCCTAACTTTATAAAACCTATATGCTCGGGTCTAGTCTTCCTCCCTCTAATGGCAATAAGTATTTGTAGTGCTGCATATGCTAACACTTCCCCTATAGTATCTAACTCTCCAAAAGATAATATTCATCCCAATATAGATCATCATTTAAGTGAAAGTCTTTATCCTGATGAAGCAAACATAACTGAAAAAATCGCAGATATAATTGAGATATCGATTCGGAAAGAATATTCCACAGGTATCGCGCTACGTGATGCCCATCCCAAAGCACATGGTTGTGTACGTGCAGAATTCAAAGTAGATGAAGTTCTTCCTAAAAACTTGGTTCAAGGTGTTTTTATTCCGGGAAAAACATATCAAGCCTGGATTCGTTTCTCTAATGGTTCTAAAGATGGCCAACAAGCAGATATTAAAAAAGATGCCCGTGGCATGGCGATAAAACTTCTGGCTGTACCGGGAGAAAAGCTTTTAGATGATGAAACCTCTACTCAAGATTTCATTATGATCAATCATCCTGTCTTTTTTGTGAATGATCCAGTCCGATATATATCATTTATGCAAGATATAAATAGCGATAGATTTTTCAATAAGCTCCATATTCCTTTTGCATTAGGAGCTAAAGGAACCTGGATTGCCTTAAATACGAGAAATAAAATTTCTAATCCTTTGCAAACTAGATATTGGTCTATGGTGCCCTATCAATTAGGAATTGGCACTGATCGTCAAGCTATAAAGTATTCAGCTCAAGCATGTTCGACAGTGACAGATCCTCTTCCACATGCTCCGCATCATAATTTTCTAAGAGAAAAACTGCGCCAACATTTGCAAAAAAGTGAAGCATGTATGGAGTTTCTGGTACAGCCTAGAACATCAAACAGCATGTCGGTCGAAGATTCCATGACTGAATGGCAAGAAAGTGAGGCACCTTTTTACAAGGTAGCCACTATCCGGATTCCTCAACAAGTTTTTGATACGCCTGAACAAAACAAGTTTTGTGAAAACCTCTCTTTTACACCATGGCATACACTACCAGAGCACAAACCTCTAGGAGTAATAAACAGAATGCGAAAAGTGATTTATGATCGTATTAGTCAGCTTAGACATGATTTGAATTCTACTCACAGATCAGAACCACATTAA
- a CDS encoding MFS transporter, whose amino-acid sequence MPVLAIQHRLSGFYFFYYAIVGAFMPFWSLYLEDQGFNYQEIGILSSIAIVTRFFAPLIWGWIADKSGKRMLLVRIATWMEACIWFMIFIIPNSFQSVALLMLIFSFFQNAILAQFEGVTLFWLGEKRAELYGKVRKWGSVGFIIGVFGLGAVFEIISISMLPVLLLCISFLAFLWSFTIKEPTTAPTAQKQLEPLWPIFKRPVVYSFFLIELILLFSHAPFYSFYSNYLSQAGFSTTQIGLLWSVGVITEIIMFAYATFFLTRWSWRHLVTLCLLMTGLRWLIVGVFPTSFMAQFFAQTIHALSFGLFHMIAMRVIFQNFSAGQQGRGQALYSTMWGIGVASGSILAGHYWDQVGGTSIFIAAAALTLLGLLLIFGLPNKVELQKQA is encoded by the coding sequence ATGCCAGTTCTAGCAATCCAGCATAGACTCAGTGGATTTTACTTTTTTTACTATGCCATTGTTGGGGCATTCATGCCTTTTTGGAGTCTGTATCTTGAAGATCAAGGCTTCAATTATCAGGAAATCGGGATTTTATCTTCTATTGCGATTGTTACCCGATTCTTTGCTCCCTTAATTTGGGGCTGGATTGCAGATAAATCCGGTAAACGCATGCTGCTGGTGCGTATTGCCACCTGGATGGAAGCCTGTATCTGGTTCATGATTTTTATCATTCCCAATAGCTTTCAGTCCGTAGCTTTACTGATGCTGATTTTTAGTTTCTTTCAGAATGCCATTCTGGCACAGTTTGAAGGGGTGACTTTGTTCTGGCTCGGGGAAAAAAGAGCAGAACTCTATGGCAAAGTACGAAAATGGGGATCTGTCGGTTTTATTATTGGTGTATTCGGCTTAGGCGCCGTCTTTGAAATTATTAGTATCAGTATGTTGCCAGTGTTGTTGCTGTGTATTTCATTTCTGGCCTTTCTCTGGTCATTTACCATTAAAGAACCCACGACAGCACCTACCGCACAGAAACAGCTCGAACCCTTATGGCCGATATTCAAACGCCCAGTCGTCTATAGCTTTTTCCTGATTGAATTGATTCTGCTATTTTCACATGCGCCGTTTTATAGTTTTTATAGCAATTATCTCAGTCAGGCGGGATTTAGCACCACTCAGATCGGCTTGCTGTGGTCAGTCGGGGTCATTACGGAAATTATCATGTTTGCCTATGCGACGTTCTTTCTGACACGCTGGTCATGGCGTCATCTGGTCACGCTATGCTTGTTAATGACTGGATTAAGATGGTTAATCGTCGGGGTCTTTCCTACTTCATTCATGGCACAGTTTTTTGCTCAAACGATTCACGCTTTAAGTTTTGGTTTATTTCATATGATCGCGATGCGGGTGATTTTTCAGAACTTCTCTGCAGGGCAGCAAGGGCGTGGACAAGCGCTATATAGCACGATGTGGGGCATTGGTGTGGCGAGTGGCAGTATTCTGGCCGGCCATTATTGGGATCAAGTCGGCGGCACATCTATTTTTATCGCTGCTGCAGCATTGACCTTGCTTGGCTTGTTACTGATTTTCGGATTGCCAAATAAAGTCGAACTGCAAAAACAGGCTTGA
- a CDS encoding amidase, whose translation MKFEEYLQYDGLGLADLVANKQVHSSELLSAALERSSIANPELNAIIIPMHEHALKRSQQNLSGPFAGVPFLVKDLFQEYAGYPTSYGCQGLKRIGYIAETNAEIVNRWEKAGIVTFGRTNTPEFGIKGITEPDAWGSCKNPWNLQHNSGGSSGGSASAVAAGIVPIAGAGDGGGSIRIPASYCGLFGLKPSRGRTPWGPQMSEAMHGAAIQHVLTKTVRDSAAMLDATHGEDHSSLFKIQRPQHHYLDVIQQPPKKLKIAFSTYSTIGTPVSQDAIKAIEKTAKLLESLGHEVVEDRPAIDGMQLAKDFITTWFSQFSFMLDEIQKGYPSKTNDFELDSLALAAFGAKTSAIDYIQNLNNWGQYVTQMNHFFDNYDLYLTPATATVAPKNGEVKTPNWQKPILKALLKLNKAHLLAQGKLVNQIVKENLKWVPFTQLANITGLPAMSVPLYWNEQNLPLGSQFIAPFAREDLLLQLAAQLEQAQPWFGQYAKIRI comes from the coding sequence ATGAAATTTGAAGAATATCTGCAATATGACGGTTTAGGACTGGCTGATCTGGTCGCCAATAAACAAGTACATTCAAGTGAACTTTTATCTGCTGCACTAGAGCGTAGCTCAATTGCCAATCCCGAGCTAAATGCAATTATTATTCCGATGCATGAGCATGCATTGAAACGGAGCCAGCAAAATCTGTCCGGACCTTTTGCCGGTGTGCCTTTTCTGGTTAAAGACCTGTTTCAGGAATATGCCGGTTATCCGACTTCTTATGGCTGTCAGGGCTTAAAACGGATCGGTTATATTGCCGAAACCAATGCCGAGATTGTCAATCGCTGGGAAAAAGCCGGGATTGTGACTTTTGGACGTACCAATACCCCTGAATTTGGCATTAAAGGGATTACTGAACCGGATGCCTGGGGCAGCTGTAAAAATCCGTGGAATTTACAGCATAATAGCGGCGGCTCATCAGGTGGTTCAGCTTCTGCTGTGGCGGCCGGAATTGTACCAATTGCGGGTGCTGGTGATGGTGGCGGTTCGATCCGTATCCCTGCCTCCTATTGTGGCCTGTTTGGCCTAAAACCGAGTCGTGGCCGCACGCCTTGGGGACCGCAAATGAGTGAAGCTATGCATGGCGCTGCGATTCAGCATGTATTAACCAAAACGGTGCGTGATAGTGCTGCAATGCTGGATGCCACCCATGGTGAAGATCATAGTTCACTGTTTAAGATTCAGCGTCCACAGCATCATTATCTGGATGTGATTCAGCAACCGCCAAAAAAACTGAAAATTGCGTTTAGCACTTATTCTACGATTGGCACACCTGTTTCCCAGGATGCCATTAAAGCCATTGAAAAAACAGCCAAATTGCTAGAATCTTTGGGCCATGAGGTGGTCGAAGACCGCCCAGCCATTGATGGAATGCAACTGGCCAAGGATTTTATTACCACCTGGTTTAGCCAATTTTCATTTATGCTGGATGAAATCCAGAAAGGCTATCCGTCTAAAACAAATGATTTTGAATTGGACTCTTTAGCACTGGCGGCTTTTGGGGCCAAAACCAGCGCGATTGATTATATCCAGAACCTGAATAACTGGGGCCAGTATGTGACCCAGATGAATCATTTCTTTGATAATTATGACCTCTATCTAACGCCTGCAACGGCGACAGTGGCGCCGAAAAATGGTGAGGTCAAAACACCAAACTGGCAGAAACCGATTCTTAAAGCTTTATTGAAACTAAATAAAGCACATTTGCTGGCGCAAGGGAAACTAGTAAACCAGATTGTGAAAGAAAATCTAAAATGGGTGCCTTTCACGCAACTGGCCAATATTACCGGACTCCCGGCGATGTCTGTACCGCTGTACTGGAATGAACAAAACCTGCCGCTCGGTTCACAGTTTATTGCACCATTTGCCCGTGAGGATCTGCTACTACAACTGGCAGCCCAATTGGAGCAGGCACAACCGTGGTTTGGGCAATACGCCAAAATCCGTATTTAA
- a CDS encoding diguanylate cyclase: protein MQLARITEQQLNHETYAYFVIVFAVLVCCFIGIATRPIEYLALLWPANAALLALFLRFPHLNNVGGWLGAFSAFMFADLVTGNSLLQSLFLTLSNLISTIVSIFFIRYFKINYKYYNTGYTFVHLFGIFAFAGCLASAAFAVATLPNLPNTFMTKENLWINFGLWWTGEMVNYIVVLPLLLAFPRIKDMQYLFKNRRQKRHHFSYFLPAATVVLCVIITNIFSGPGTLLYPLAALIWAALTYRLFSMTLINAFVTILTYYSLTRFYATTHDILADSTIYISLRIGLFMLALSPLILCIISQNRNELFKRVLYLANHDSLTRTMNRHFFFQKGEYLLQYANRMEFSVIMLDIDHFKRLNDDFGHHVGDKVLQHFAEIIRCNLRAEDLFARIGGEEFVLLLWNTEPSEARLIAERIRDLVEKTPIYQSDGSPLYITVSVGITHQNEPQAQDLQNLINIADQALYQAKHRGRNQVVLAS, encoded by the coding sequence TTGCAATTAGCTCGAATAACAGAACAACAATTAAATCATGAAACCTATGCTTATTTTGTCATTGTTTTCGCTGTTTTAGTCTGTTGTTTTATTGGGATCGCAACCAGACCGATTGAGTACCTGGCCTTATTGTGGCCGGCCAATGCTGCCTTGTTAGCCCTGTTCTTACGCTTTCCACATTTAAATAATGTGGGAGGTTGGCTTGGTGCATTCAGTGCTTTTATGTTTGCAGATCTCGTCACCGGAAACAGCCTATTACAAAGCTTGTTTCTTACCCTGTCTAATCTGATCAGCACTATTGTCTCGATATTTTTTATTCGATATTTCAAGATTAATTACAAATACTATAATACTGGTTATACATTCGTTCATTTATTTGGCATCTTCGCTTTTGCGGGCTGTCTGGCCAGCGCTGCTTTTGCAGTTGCCACCCTGCCAAACTTACCCAATACATTCATGACCAAAGAAAACTTATGGATTAATTTTGGTCTATGGTGGACGGGCGAGATGGTCAATTATATCGTGGTATTACCTTTGCTTCTGGCCTTTCCCAGAATCAAGGATATGCAGTATCTGTTTAAAAACCGCCGTCAAAAGCGTCATCATTTCAGTTATTTTCTGCCCGCAGCTACAGTCGTACTCTGTGTCATCATCACCAATATTTTTTCAGGTCCGGGCACCCTGCTCTATCCTTTGGCTGCGCTGATCTGGGCCGCATTAACCTATCGCCTGTTTAGCATGACACTGATTAATGCGTTTGTGACTATTTTAACCTATTACAGCCTGACGCGGTTTTATGCCACAACGCATGACATCTTGGCAGATTCTACGATTTATATTTCGCTCCGGATCGGGCTGTTTATGCTGGCCTTATCGCCGCTTATTCTTTGTATTATTAGTCAAAACCGCAATGAGCTGTTTAAACGGGTTCTCTATCTGGCCAATCATGACAGTCTGACCCGCACCATGAACCGTCATTTTTTCTTTCAGAAAGGTGAATATTTACTGCAATATGCCAACAGAATGGAATTTTCGGTCATCATGCTGGATATTGATCATTTCAAACGTCTGAACGATGATTTTGGCCATCATGTCGGTGACAAGGTGCTGCAACATTTTGCGGAAATCATTCGCTGCAATTTACGTGCTGAAGATCTGTTTGCACGAATTGGTGGGGAAGAATTTGTGCTGTTACTCTGGAATACCGAACCATCAGAAGCACGTCTTATTGCAGAACGGATTCGTGATCTGGTGGAAAAAACCCCGATTTATCAATCAGATGGATCGCCCCTGTATATTACCGTGAGTGTGGGCATCACTCATCAAAATGAACCGCAGGCCCAAGACCTGCAAAACCTGATCAATATTGCAGATCAAGCCTTGTATCAGGCCAAACATCGTGGGCGAAATCAGGTGGTGCTTGCATCTTGA
- the accC gene encoding acetyl-CoA carboxylase biotin carboxylase subunit, giving the protein MLQKVLIANRGEIALRITRACRTLGIKTVGVYSDADKDLMHLRFCDEAVCIGPGASSDSYLNIPAIITAAEITGADAIHPGYGFLAENAEFAEIVENSGFIFIGPRPEHIRLMGNKVSAIIAMKKAGVPTVPGCDHAVTIHNALAEAKEIGFPLIVKAASGGGGRGMRIVENVDTLLESVQAAQRDAEMWFGDDTVYMERFLQKPRHVEVQVLADGNGHAIHLYDRDCSLQRRHQKVLEEAPAPNLPEQARADILEACVNACKLMQYRGAGTFEFLFEDDEFFFIEMNTRVQVEHPVTEMVTGIDIIEQQLRIAGGLGLDIQQEDVKVLGHAIECRINAEDPSTFLPSPGKIDNFYAPGGAGIRLDSHVYPGYSIPPYYDSMIAKLISHGKDRETSISRMRNALEEMILTGVKTNIPLHKDLILQDKNFCKQAMDIHYLEKHLLKQLEGAEDKA; this is encoded by the coding sequence ATGTTGCAAAAAGTTTTAATTGCAAACCGTGGTGAAATTGCGTTACGCATCACCCGTGCTTGCAGAACTTTAGGGATCAAAACTGTAGGTGTCTATTCTGACGCAGACAAGGACCTGATGCATTTACGTTTCTGTGATGAAGCAGTATGTATCGGCCCTGGTGCGAGCAGTGACAGCTACCTGAATATTCCTGCGATTATTACAGCTGCTGAAATTACCGGCGCAGATGCAATCCATCCTGGTTATGGATTCCTCGCTGAAAATGCAGAATTTGCAGAAATCGTGGAAAATTCTGGTTTTATCTTTATTGGTCCACGTCCGGAACATATCCGTTTAATGGGGAACAAGGTTTCTGCCATTATTGCCATGAAAAAAGCTGGTGTACCAACAGTACCAGGCTGCGACCATGCCGTAACGATTCACAATGCACTCGCTGAAGCCAAAGAGATCGGTTTTCCACTGATTGTAAAAGCTGCTTCTGGCGGTGGTGGTCGTGGTATGCGTATCGTAGAAAATGTCGATACCCTGCTTGAATCTGTTCAGGCTGCACAGCGTGATGCGGAAATGTGGTTTGGTGATGATACGGTCTATATGGAACGTTTCCTGCAAAAGCCACGTCACGTCGAAGTGCAAGTACTGGCTGATGGTAATGGCCATGCGATTCATCTGTATGATCGTGACTGTTCGCTACAGCGTCGCCATCAAAAAGTACTGGAAGAAGCACCAGCACCGAACTTACCAGAGCAAGCACGTGCTGATATTCTAGAAGCCTGTGTCAATGCGTGTAAATTGATGCAATACCGTGGTGCAGGTACATTCGAATTCCTGTTTGAAGATGATGAGTTCTTCTTCATTGAAATGAATACGCGTGTTCAGGTTGAGCATCCGGTGACTGAAATGGTCACGGGGATCGATATTATCGAACAGCAATTGCGTATTGCTGGCGGCTTAGGTCTCGATATTCAGCAAGAAGACGTCAAGGTTTTAGGACATGCGATTGAATGCCGTATTAACGCAGAAGATCCATCGACCTTCCTGCCTTCACCAGGCAAGATTGACAACTTCTATGCACCAGGCGGCGCAGGTATCCGTTTAGATTCGCATGTTTATCCAGGCTACAGCATTCCACCGTATTATGATTCAATGATTGCCAAACTGATTTCGCATGGTAAGGATCGTGAGACGTCTATTTCTCGAATGAGAAATGCTTTGGAAGAAATGATTTTGACTGGCGTTAAAACCAATATTCCTTTACACAAAGATTTAATCCTTCAGGATAAAAACTTCTGCAAACAGGCAATGGATATTCATTACCTAGAGAAGCATTTATTAAAGCAGCTTGAAGGTGCTGAAGACAAAGCTTAA
- the accB gene encoding acetyl-CoA carboxylase biotin carboxyl carrier protein has translation MDIRKIKKLIDLMIESDLQAIEVKEGDQSIALTRRNPVVAAAVPAMPAPAAEAPAAKSPRGAVETSPMVGVFYAAPSPGEPTFVKVGQTVSAGDTLGIIEAMKIMNPIEATQSGVIEEILVKNGEVIQFGQPLFRYRA, from the coding sequence ATGGATATCCGTAAAATCAAGAAACTCATCGACTTGATGATTGAATCTGACTTACAGGCGATCGAAGTTAAAGAAGGCGATCAATCGATTGCATTAACTCGTCGTAATCCAGTGGTTGCAGCAGCTGTTCCTGCGATGCCTGCACCAGCAGCCGAAGCGCCAGCAGCAAAATCTCCTCGCGGTGCTGTTGAAACTTCACCAATGGTCGGCGTGTTCTATGCAGCACCAAGCCCAGGTGAGCCGACCTTTGTTAAAGTTGGCCAGACCGTTTCTGCAGGCGATACGCTCGGTATTATCGAAGCAATGAAAATCATGAACCCGATAGAAGCAACTCAAAGCGGTGTGATTGAAGAAATTCTGGTGAAAAATGGTGAAGTGATTCAATTCGGTCAACCACTTTTCCGCTACCGCGCTTAA
- the aroQ gene encoding type II 3-dehydroquinate dehydratase, whose protein sequence is MSSTILVIHGPNLNLLGKREPEVYGHLSLDDINQQLIAQAQQATLQLDTFQSNWEGAIVDRIHQAQQDGIQYIIINPAALTHTSVAVRDALLGVAIPFIEVHLSNVHAREAFRHHSYLSDKAIGVICGLGAKGYAAALDYIIEKIQPSTQS, encoded by the coding sequence ATGAGTTCGACCATTTTGGTTATTCATGGACCGAATTTAAACTTGCTTGGGAAGCGCGAACCGGAAGTTTATGGTCACCTTAGTCTTGACGATATTAACCAGCAGCTGATTGCTCAGGCTCAACAAGCTACCTTACAACTCGATACTTTCCAGAGCAACTGGGAAGGTGCCATTGTTGACCGAATTCATCAAGCCCAGCAAGACGGCATTCAATATATCATTATTAATCCAGCAGCATTGACCCATACCTCTGTTGCTGTTCGCGATGCCCTCCTTGGCGTTGCCATTCCTTTCATTGAAGTCCATCTGTCTAATGTGCATGCACGTGAGGCATTCCGACATCATTCATACTTGTCCGATAAAGCCATCGGCGTGATCTGTGGTCTAGGTGCAAAAGGCTATGCTGCTGCCCTCGACTATATCATTGAAAAAATACAACCTTCTACACAATCTTAA